atattattattgttttgagatttgaaaaaattaagaaaaaattaaattgtttattatattttgtataaagatttgaaaaaattgtaataatgatatgagaattttgaaattgagataaaaattcttATGTGCCAAACACaatcttcatatatatatatatatatgataatttttccCATAAACAGAGACCCATTAACACATTAACTATGAAAGCAACTTCATGCATAAATTAATGTACCTGCGTACGTAAAAATTACAACCCCATGAATCGGAGCATGCTGTTTTGGtcataggactgttcatccgggccaGATTTTATCCGACCCGGTCCAGATTCCGGTTCCGGGTTTCAGCCTGGATTTAATCCGGGCCGGAATCAGGATTGCAAAATCCGGATTTATGCGGTCCGGACCCGGGTAGAAAATCCGGGTTCCATATTCAtaacccggttaaccgggtttctatataaaggaaaaaaaaaacccgtaAGTTTCCTTCCCCTCCCCCCCGATTCTATGTCTCCTTCCCCTCCCCTcatatgctctctctctctctctctctctctctctctctctctctcaaccctaGCTACGAAACCATAGCCGTCGCCGCCGTGATGGTCTCAACCCCCCCCTCTTCTCCCACCAACATACTCACACCCATCAAGAACGCGAAGCTCTCACCCCTGTCGCAGATCTACCTAAACCCAGtagtctctcttctctctctctctctctctatagatCTACTATTTTTGTTAAACGTggggtgtttttatttttcaagtttttcagaTCTGCTATTTACGTTAGATCCGCatgtatccttttttttttttttttttttttttaatttatgggtATTTGGTATTTAGTGTTTTTGAATCACTGTCTCGTGTGGGTTTTCTGATTCCGAGGGTTGAAGGGTTTGATTGGTTGAAGGGTTGTGTAAATGCTATGCATTAAATCGATCATGTCTGTAATACAGCTTTTTGTTTAGATAAAGATTCCTACTTAATAGTGTTCTACTAATACTTAATTTCTTCTATATTGAATGAGAGGCTAATTTTTCCTCCTTTCTTTATCCCCAAGATTTATGGCTGTGAATCATTATCACTCCCGTTCTGTTCCTAGAACTCAATTGGAAAATCAGATCCGAATATAGAATGCTAAACTCAGGTCAAATAGTGTTTTCTTTCCTtaatttagatgtattttttttttatacaagcaGGGTACTATCATTGGACAACTTGAACTATAAGGCAGAAATATTGACTGTTGATTCTGAGTTTTCATACCAGGGTGGGGTGATGGTTTTAGTTACTGGTTGTTTAACTGGAGACAACAATTATAGAAGGAAGTTTACCCAATCGTTCTTTCTAGCTCCCCAAGAGAAAGGATACGTTGTCTTGAATGATTTTTTTAGACATGTGGGTGAATCTGAAACCGATGATCAGACTGATTCAGTGGCAAATAATCATATTACAGAAAGCTCCCCAAAAGCTGTTGCTTTAACTCCTGGCTCTGCAGGTAAGTATCCTGTTTCGAGGTGTTCTAtattctttggtttttttttgttcgaaGTGTCTTGGTAAGTATCCTCTCTGATGGATTTATTGTTTTTCCAAAATTGCAGAGCCATCTCTTGGTTCTGACAATGACCACCCAGAACCTAATCAAACTACCAATGTAGATGATGATACTCATAAGCATAAGGATGATGGTCAACAATTGTCCAACGGCCAAGTGTCAGTTAGTGAAAAGGGAATTGATCATGAGAAGCATCCAATTGATTCAAGTCAGAGTGCTGAAAGTCCACTCACTGAGACAGCTCCTACAATCCAGGAGGATGCTCCAAAGAAGTCTTTTGCATCAGTGGTGAGTAAAATTTATAGCTGTCTTGCTAGTGTTATCACTGACCTGAAAATACTCAATTGCCTtcatgaatatataatattgttttagaGAAGATTCAAATATTCTTTAAAGATCACATGGAATGGAGCTGGTGATTGCATTGATGAATTTGTTGTTTATGTTCACATCTTACAAACAGAGACTTAGATACTTGTCTATATGCATAATTCTTTAGAAGGTGGTGTCGCGGTGTCCACATGTGAATGTCTTTGTATTGGGGCTAATTTTGactgttcaaattttgaagatgttagTTTTGTTGGGTTTAATATGATATTTGGATATGTACAAATGTCAATGTTTTATGGGAAATTGAATTCAAAATAATGTGCTATGTATTTGGATATGTTGAGTTGATTTTATCAAAACAAAGGATGATATAATCTATTTTTGGAATTGAACACTGCATGTATAATGTGCTTTCTACTGCTTGCATCTGTTTTCTTATCTGTATAaaatctgtatcaaaatctgtttttgtttttcagttttcaaaTAGGTCTTTGTTGGACTAATTTTGTGTGCATAGCTAAgatgtcatttatttatttgctcacatattgcttctttctttttccacaGTGCTGCTAAGTATATTCTGTATAAGATGAAACTGATGGGAAAGATAATTGAAGTCCACAGTGCTGCTGAATTTTCTTacttcaatctttttttttggggggggggggggatttgtTTGCATTTAAATGTAGCTTTTCTGATCAATTAGTAtgctagattttattttaagagtTGGTACTCGAAACCGTTCATTTAAAACAGAGTTGACAAGATAAAATCATTGAAGtggtggaaaaatattaatatttcccCATTTCTTTGGTTCAGACCattaaaaaaaccaattttaaaaggATTCTTCCACTGTTTTATGAAGGAGTACTAATACCAATTAAGCATAAAACCGGTACCCGATTAAGAAAGCAGTTTGAGTCTGATTTGTTCAAGAGAGTAAAATTTGAAAGATCAGAACATGTATCTCTTAATTCCTTATTTATACAAGCCGcagattggaaaaaaaaaaaaaaaactgggttcaatccggaatccgggtttttaaATAACtggattcatccgggtttcaGCCCGGGTCTGACCTGGGATAACCCGGTTTGGGTTTCGGCCCAGATTTGAAACCCGGGTTCCGGTTTGAGTATACCTGAATTTCTGAGTTGGAACTCGGTTGAACATCCCTAGTTTTGGAATATTGGAATCTTATTCGTGAAATATCAATAGCAGGAGACAGAAAGGACTTGCCCGAAACTTCCCAAATAGAGCCAATCTTCAGTGTTAATCACTGTGTACGTACGTGTATCTTCCgccaaaaagaagaaattctaAAAAGAAGGACAAAGATTAGAGacaaatattcaaacaaatgaAATGCGAGCCTAAgatttactaatttaatatttcatttgtCCCTACGTTTtgcattgttttatttttatttttatttttgtgttaaaaaaaaaggtggtcGGTTCTAAGAAGCGCTGAACTTCATCCTTAGGTTTttcattttgtattaaaatacttCTTCCATCAATTTGAGACTTGTTATATATGGTACTCCAAACGCTACGCCATGTCAACACTAATAGAATCGCAACACATCTCCACATGATCTATGCTAGCTCAGTTCTATGTGCACGATATTTCCATCTATAGTgtgtatacacacacacacataaagaGGGAAACACTAAATGAaactgaaattttaaaaaattccgAAAAGAAAAGGGCCAGGGAGAGAGCCTGCAAACAAAAGAGTATAGGTCCCCTATGGATCCTCTGCACCGCACTATCAATATTAccctttaatatatatatatatatatatatatatatagctaaggtggatctcatatatatatagcgtgGATCTCAAGTACTCTACCCTAATGGGTGGATAGTGTGGAGTCGGCCTTGTGGGTGGCCATGTTGGATTGAGGGGCTTCTCTCCTCTTGGGGTGGTCAGCATCGAATAGGCGTGAATTTCCCCATTAAGTGGACCTGATCAACACTCTCATTCAGTTGTCTTGCATGCCACACTCAACAATATCAGGTAGGCCGTGGCCAGCTGCTTGGTGCGACCACCCATGACAGAATAGTTATTATCCAACCCCTCTTGGGTTTAAGGTTAATTTGACTTCTAGGACGATTCCAAATCTACTTCAGGTCCAAGATATAAACTGTTTTTGAATTTTGTACATTCAATTGTGAATGTGATTGTAATGCTAGCTACCTCTTGAATTCTCTTAACCGAAAGATCAAAGTTttagaatattaattacatCTCAGAAAATTTaggaattaaaaatttaaatccaacAAGATCTGTAGGAATATTTGTAAAATCCAGAGGAAACAATTTGATATAACCAAAAAAAACTGTCACAAGTAAATTCAATGACTTaggctggttttttttttttataacaagtcAATCATTCATTCATACCAAAGAATCcttacaaatagaatttttatcaTGCCAAATAGCTTGACTTACAAAAGAAGGACATGAATCCCACCACATTACAATGTCTTCAACTTCACTTGCATATCTTGCCAATTGATGGGCAGCATCATTACCCAAGCGATGAACATGCTGAAGTCTTGCTTCTTCAAACCCATTCATAAGCCTTCGaatatgttgtaaaataaaatcaaattccGTTAGATACTCAGAATTTTCATTCAAATAGTTGACAAGAATCAAAGAATCAGATCCTAATAAGATTTTTGGAACACCCCATTGAGCACACAATTGTAGTCCTTGCAACAAAGCAATGACTTCAATAAATTCAGCTGAGGAAACCTCCATTTCCACCTTACTAACAACTACTACAACATCCCCATTATGATCTCTCAAAATAACCCCAACCCCAGCAGAAAAAGAATCACTAAAAGTAGCtccatcaacatttaatttcaAACAATCCGTTGGAGGGGGATTCCAATACACAACATGATTGATCCTTTTATCAAATCCAGAAAACACCTACACCTTATTATACTCTTGCTGTAACGATAGAGCACTATTAACAGCAGTAATAATATTCAGGGATACATCTTCATAAAGAAACTTGTTCCTCCTATTCCATAGTCCCCAAGCAACTACCAAAAAAGTGGCCAACAAATCATTAGAACCTCTATCACAAGCCAAATTTGCCAACTTCCAAAAAGAGAGATCAGAATCAATCTCACCTAATTTAGGACAATACTCCAACCACACTTGTCTCACATCACtgcaataaaa
This sequence is a window from Carya illinoinensis cultivar Pawnee chromosome 9, C.illinoinensisPawnee_v1, whole genome shotgun sequence. Protein-coding genes within it:
- the LOC122277546 gene encoding nuclear transport factor 2-like isoform X1, whose product is MLNSGQIVFSFLNLDVFFFYTSRVLSLDNLNYKAEILTVDSEFSYQGGVMVLVTGCLTGDNNYRRKFTQSFFLAPQEKGYVVLNDFFRHVGESETDDQTDSVANNHITESSPKAVALTPGSAEPSLGSDNDHPEPNQTTNVDDDTHKHKDDGQQLSNGQVSVSEKGIDHEKHPIDSSQSAESPLTETAPTIQEDAPKKSFASVVSKIYSCLASVITDLKILNCLHEYIILF
- the LOC122277546 gene encoding nuclear transport factor 2-like isoform X2; this translates as MLNSGQIVFSFLNLDVFFFYTSRVLSLDNLNYKAEILTVDSEFSYQGGVMVLVTGCLTGDNNYRRKFTQSFFLAPQEKGYVVLNDFFRHVGESETDDQTDSVANNHITESSPKAVALTPGSAEPSLGSDNDHPEPNQTTNVDDDTHKHKDDGQQLSNGQVSVSEKGIDHEKHPIDSSQSAESPLTETAPTIQEDAPKKSFASVCC
- the LOC122277546 gene encoding nuclear transport factor 2-like isoform X3, which gives rise to MVLVTGCLTGDNNYRRKFTQSFFLAPQEKGYVVLNDFFRHVGESETDDQTDSVANNHITESSPKAVALTPGSAEPSLGSDNDHPEPNQTTNVDDDTHKHKDDGQQLSNGQVSVSEKGIDHEKHPIDSSQSAESPLTETAPTIQEDAPKKSFASVVSKIYSCLASVITDLKILNCLHEYIILF